The proteins below are encoded in one region of Pseudomonas putida S13.1.2:
- a CDS encoding MFS transporter, protein MNTKYAQAELAPTGEAVASSNPFKKYQVITVSLLLVIGIINYVDRSALSIANTSIQRDMGITPSQMGILLSAFSLAYAFSQLPLGMIIDRLGSKISLGAALLGWSVAQTASGLINSFSAFIGLRVVLGIGEAPMFPSAAKALAEWFEAEKRGTPTGIVLSSTCIGPCLAPPLLTLLMITWGWRGMFIVTGVFGILVAVCWFAFYKSKARYLAELPAEEREQLLATQAHKQPVASARPSLRAQLAAWAELFRHKSTWGAVLGFMGVIYMLWLHLTWLPGYFEREHGLSLYQTAWVVSLAYVFGALGTIVAGRICDRLVKNGASVLGSRKRVVVAALFAAAAFTVPLSFGSGFMLSVALLCCALFSVNMASSTAWMIANTVVDSQRVASFGSIQNFGGYLAGSVAPIVTGFSIQQTGSFASAFLISAAVAAVAAMAYVLLLKQPVSADS, encoded by the coding sequence ATGAATACCAAGTACGCGCAAGCCGAGCTTGCCCCCACAGGGGAAGCGGTCGCCAGCTCCAACCCGTTCAAAAAGTACCAGGTCATCACCGTCAGCCTGTTGCTGGTGATCGGCATCATCAATTACGTCGACCGCAGTGCGCTGTCGATCGCCAATACGTCCATCCAGCGCGACATGGGCATCACGCCGTCACAGATGGGCATTTTGCTGTCGGCGTTTTCACTGGCGTATGCCTTTTCGCAGCTCCCACTGGGCATGATCATCGACCGCCTGGGCAGCAAGATCTCCCTGGGGGCGGCACTGCTGGGCTGGTCGGTGGCGCAGACGGCGTCGGGCCTGATCAACAGTTTTTCCGCCTTCATCGGGCTGAGGGTGGTGCTGGGGATTGGCGAGGCACCGATGTTCCCGTCGGCGGCGAAAGCGCTGGCGGAGTGGTTCGAGGCCGAAAAGCGCGGCACGCCGACGGGCATCGTGCTGTCGTCGACCTGCATCGGGCCGTGCCTGGCGCCACCGTTGCTGACCCTGCTGATGATCACCTGGGGCTGGCGCGGCATGTTCATTGTCACCGGGGTGTTCGGCATCCTGGTCGCCGTCTGCTGGTTTGCCTTCTACAAAAGCAAGGCGCGTTACCTGGCCGAACTGCCTGCCGAGGAGCGTGAGCAACTGCTGGCGACCCAGGCTCATAAACAGCCGGTGGCAAGCGCCAGGCCGAGCCTGCGGGCACAACTGGCGGCCTGGGCCGAGCTGTTTCGCCACAAGAGCACCTGGGGCGCCGTACTGGGCTTCATGGGGGTGATCTACATGCTGTGGCTGCACCTCACCTGGCTGCCGGGCTACTTCGAGCGCGAACATGGCTTGAGCCTTTACCAGACGGCCTGGGTGGTTTCGCTGGCCTATGTATTCGGCGCGTTGGGCACCATTGTCGCGGGCCGCATCTGCGACCGCCTGGTGAAGAACGGCGCCAGCGTGTTGGGTAGCCGCAAGCGGGTAGTGGTGGCTGCGTTGTTCGCGGCGGCGGCATTTACCGTTCCGCTGTCGTTCGGCAGCGGCTTCATGCTCAGCGTTGCGCTGCTGTGCTGCGCACTGTTCAGCGTAAACATGGCCAGCTCGACCGCCTGGATGATTGCCAACACCGTGGTCGATAGCCAGCGCGTGGCCTCGTTTGGCTCGATCCAGAACTTCGGTGGCTACCTGGCAGGCTCGGTGGCACCGATCGTGACCGGGTTCAGCATCCAGCAGACCGGGTCGTTTGCTTCGGCGTTCCTGATCAGTGCTGCGGTGGCGGCGGTGGCGGCGATGGCTTATGTACTGCTGCTGAAGCAGCCGGTTTCTGCTGACAGTTGA
- a CDS encoding 2-keto-4-pentenoate hydratase, with protein MNSSLFVPQRTAALLLQHWRSGDLLTELPASLRPETLKQGYDSQDQFFAAAAGQRAGWKLGVGSPAGMRAANLSRPLIGQLEAKRCHAEGVHIELPAVTPVTIECEIAFVLDRDIPPQAGRLPTSEDIRATCVTFEVVRSRFVDRKSVGWPSFVADNVGFEALVVGNSLGAGINVPLLADLAETTEVYVDGELRARGLSGDAATDPLVSLAHLYAHAAERGQTLKAGDFVTTGAMCQPFDLNQKGHQVSARFLGQALSFTL; from the coding sequence ATGAACAGTTCGCTTTTCGTACCCCAACGTACCGCGGCCCTGTTGCTGCAGCACTGGCGCAGCGGTGACTTGCTGACGGAACTGCCTGCCAGCCTCAGGCCCGAAACCTTGAAACAAGGCTATGACAGCCAGGATCAGTTTTTCGCCGCCGCCGCTGGCCAGCGTGCCGGGTGGAAGCTGGGTGTTGGCAGCCCCGCCGGCATGCGTGCGGCCAATTTGTCCCGACCGCTGATCGGCCAGTTGGAAGCAAAGCGCTGCCACGCTGAGGGTGTACACATCGAGCTCCCGGCCGTGACGCCGGTGACCATCGAATGCGAGATCGCCTTCGTGCTTGACCGTGATATCCCCCCGCAAGCCGGACGGCTGCCGACCAGCGAGGATATCCGCGCTACCTGCGTCACCTTCGAAGTGGTGCGCTCACGCTTCGTCGATCGCAAGAGCGTCGGCTGGCCAAGCTTCGTGGCGGACAACGTGGGCTTCGAAGCCCTGGTAGTGGGCAACAGCCTCGGGGCAGGCATCAATGTACCCTTGCTGGCTGACCTGGCCGAGACCACCGAGGTGTACGTAGATGGCGAATTACGCGCACGTGGCTTGTCTGGCGATGCGGCGACCGACCCGCTGGTGTCGCTGGCCCACCTTTATGCCCATGCTGCCGAACGTGGCCAGACCTTGAAGGCAGGTGATTTCGTGACCACGGGGGCCATGTGCCAGCCGTTCGACCTGAATCAAAAAGGCCATCAGGTTAGCGCCAGGTTTCTTGGCCAGGCGCTGTCCTTCACGCTGTAA